In Helianthus annuus cultivar XRQ/B chromosome 8, HanXRQr2.0-SUNRISE, whole genome shotgun sequence, a single genomic region encodes these proteins:
- the LOC110876762 gene encoding uncharacterized protein LOC110876762, which translates to MAGETRKESTSRLTEEMKATISEEVGKALKASLPQFIDRLQSTLLSVIDDKINEKKDAGKSKACPYNKFMACKPPFCHGEVDPIVCQRWIRTLKGTGQLRGQAKDWWDNLKKEQGIEATRTMTWEEFKTPFLRHHSPKVVINRIKEEFIQLRHSGESIEKIRGIFLDKLREFMTPSKYVHLTEIVNAAREREIELKKQIDRGERRVFDKNPSSAKKPKLNEAPKKGTEKGGIPQCKICGKNHKGECYFKNKPCSTCGKVGHVVANCPGKVSVCYKCYKPGHKKSECPEIVGTKDTTDAKPDAQKAKARSFHMTAAEAKTEPEVVLGIFLVNSIPARILFDTGANRSFISHRFIQHPTFTLIKLPIPLEVEIGDNKSFIVCDMCWNYKLSIDDEEYFVDLIPMSMGEFQVVIGMDWLARYHTKVICNRKEIQLMSPSGKHVTIYGEKSCSPIICSFIKACKMVRHGCKAYMAYIHDSTQEAPEIKDVLVVREFENVFLENLPGIPPEREVEFGIELVPGVKPVAKAPYQLASSELQELLSQLQDLFDKGFIRPSISPWRAPILFLRVKEEDISKTTFRTRYGHYEFLVMSFGLSNAPATFMDLMNRVCKPMLDKSVIVFINDILVYSKSEVDHECHLREVLETLRRERLYAKFSKCAFSLREVQFLGHVISVDGVSVDPSKIEVVSKWKPPKNPSKIRSFLGLAEAQTEAVNEENLKKERIVGQLKDLQDNSNGLKTPFDRIWVSNTCNVKTLLLDKAHKSRYSIHSGATKMYKDLKQNYWWPGMKRDITKYVEKCLTCLQVKVEHQKSYGKLQPLDIPVWK; encoded by the exons ATGGCCGGTGAAACCAGAAAAGAATCAACATCTCGTTTAACTGAGGAGATGAAAGCTACCATTTCCGAGGAAGTCGGAAAAGCCTTAAAAGCTAGTCTACCGCAGTTCATCGATAGACTACAAAGTACGCTCTTATCAGTAATAGACGATAAGATCAATGAAAAGAAAGATGCGGGTAAATCAAAAGCGTGTCCATATAATAAATTTATGGCATGCAAACCCCCGTTCTGTCATGGTGAAGTTGATCCGATTGTTTGTCAACGATGGATTAGAACATTGAAGGG AACCGGTCAGTTGAGAGGCCAAGctaaggattggtgggataatcTGAAGAAGGAACAGGGAATTGAGGCCACGAGAACTATGACGTGGGAAGAATTCAAAACTCCGTTCCTTAGACACCATAGCCCGAAAGTTGTAATCAATAGGATTAAAGAAGAGTTTATTCAGCTAAGGCATAGTGGTGAGTCGATAGAGAAGATTAGGGGAATCTTTCTTGATAAGCTCAG ggagtttatgactccttcaaaGTATGTGCATCTTACAGAGATAGTGAATGCCGCACGTGAAAGAGAGATTGAATTGAAAAAGCAGATCGATAGGGGTGAGAGAAGAGTGTTTGATAAAAATCCAAGTTCTGCAAAGAAACCAAAGCTGAATGAAGCTCCTAAGAAAGGCACTGAAAAAGGGGGGATACCTCAATGTAAAATTTGTGGAAAGAATCATAAGGGTGAATGCTATTTTAAAAACAAACCATGTTCTACTTGTGGCAAAGTGGGACATGTGGTTGCAAATTGCCCAGGGAAGGTGTCAGTATGCTATAAATGTTACAAACCGGGACACAAAAAGTCTGAGTGCCCGGAGATAGTTGGAACCAAAGACACCACTGATGCAAAGCCTGATGCCCAAAAAGCAAAGGCTAGGTCTTTCCACATGACAGCTGCTGAGGCTAAAACTGAACCTGAAGTTGTTTTAGGTATATTTCTTGTAAATTCAATTCCAGCGCGAattttatttgatacgggtgcaaATAGATCTTTTATATCACATCGATTTATTCAACACCCTACATTCACATTAATAAAATTACCTATACCATTAGAAGTAGAAATAGGTgataataaaagttttattgtttgtgATATGTGTTGGAATTACAAACtgagcattgacgatgaagaatatttCGTCGACTTAATTCCCATGtcaatgggagaatttcaagtggtaatcgggatggattggctagcTCGATATCACACGAAAGTAATATGTAACCGTAAGGAGATACAATTAATGTCTCCAAGCGGAAAACATGTTACTATTTATGGGGAGAAAAGCTGCAGCCCCATAATCTGTTCTTTCATTAAAGCTTGCAAGATGGTTCGACATGGATGTAAGGCATATATGGCTTACATACATGATTCGACTCAAGAGGCTCCAGAAATCAAAGATGTACTAGTTGTACGGGAATTCGAAAATGTTTTTCTGGAAAATCTACCGGGGATACCACCTGAGCGTGAGGTAGAGTTTGGCATCGAATTGGTTCCGGGCGTGAAACCGGTAGCCAAGGCTCCTTATCAATTAGCGTCGTCGGAACTACAAGAATTGTTGTCGCAATTACAAGACCTTTTTGACAAAGGATTTATTCGACCGAGCATTTCTCCGTGGAGAGCGCCAAtattattt ttgagagtaaaagaagaagaTATATCGAAAACAACATTCCGAACACGTTACGGACATTATGAGTTTTTAGTAATGTCTTTCGGATTATCTAATGCACCTGCGactttcatggatcttatgaaccgcgtctGTAAGCCAATGTTGGATAAGTCGGTGATTGTTTTCATCAACGATATTCTTGTATATTCAAAAAGCGAAGTGGATCATGAATGTCATTTGCGTGAAGTACTTGAAACGCTTAGGCGTGAGAgactttatgcaaagttttcaaaatgtgcctTTTCGCTACGTGAGGTGCAGTTTCTAGGACATGTTATTAGTGTCGATGGAGTGTCGGTAGATCCGTCCAAAATAGAAGTTGTGTCTAAATGGAAACCTCCAAAGAATCCATCAAAGATTAGGAGTTTTCtaggtcttgcgg AGGCGCAAACTGAAGCTGTAAatgaagaaaatttgaaaaaggaaagaatagtGGGTCAGCTTAAAGACTTGCAGGATAATAGTAATGGATTGAAAACCCCTTTCGATCGAATCTGGGTTTCAAACACTTGCAATGTTAAAACTCTTCTTCTTGATAaagcccacaagtctcgctattctaTTCATTCGGGAGCTACCAAGATGTACAAAGActtgaaacaaaattattggtggcccggaatgaaacgAGACATCACAAAGTATGTGGAAAAATGCTTAACTTGCTTACAAGTAAAAGTAGAACACCAGAAGTCTTATGGTAAACTTCAGCCGTTAGACATTCCGGTGTGGAAGTAG
- the LOC110874953 gene encoding UDP-glycosyltransferase 85C2, which yields MDAMATAVKKPHAIFIPYPDQSHIKAMLKLAELLHHKGLLVTFVITEFVHKRFLESAGPHCLDGSPGFCFETIPIATSGDELIQSVETDFLAPFVDLLTKLLHPPTCIISDGLMSVFTIDAAQKVGVPVMLYWTVAACSFMGFYQTQYLIEKGLAPLKDESYLTNGYLDTVINWVPGMEGIRLKDFPIAWTTDPMDEVLKFSTQLNQRSHRVSHHIFHTFDALEGSVIKALSSMYDHVYTIGPLQLLLNQIPETGSYSFPGYSLLKEEPECFEWLESKEPNSVIYVNFGSATVMSLKDLREFGWGLANSNHYFVWIIRSGLVIEETAVLGPEFEEHIKKRGFIASWCSQEKVLNHPSVGGFLSHCGWGSTIESLSAGVPMICWPHRLDQVTNCRYICEEWRVGVEMQGSKVRRDEVTRLVQELMGEGGRGIRNKAVEWKEKACVAAGPYGSSSLNVDEIVKEITMMVSRG from the exons ATGGATGCAATGGCTACAGCCGTGAAGAAACCACACGCCATCTTTATACCGTATCCAGACCAAAGCCACATAAAAGCCATGCTCAAACTAGCAGAGCTTCTCCACCACAAGGGACTTCTGGTAACCTTCGTGATCACGGAGTTTGTCCACAAGCGTTTTCTTGAATCAGCGGGCCCACATTGCCTAGACGGCTCGCCTGGTTTCTGTTTTGAGACCATTCCCATTGCCACCAGTGGAGATGAACTCATTCAATCTGTTGAAACCGACTTCTTGGCTCCTTTTGTTGACCTTCTGACCAAACTTCTGCATCCTCCTACTTGTATTATCTCTGATGGGTTAATGTCGGTTTTCACTATCGATGCTGCGCAAAAGGTTGGAGTCCCAGTCATGTTGTACTGGACAGTTGCTGCATGTAGCTTCATGGGATTTTACCAAACTCAATATCTCATCGAAAAAGGACTTGCACCACTTAAAG ATGAAAGTTACTTGACAAACGGGTATTTAGACACTGTCATCAATTGGGTTCCGGGAATGGAAGGCATTCGTCTTAAGGATTTCCCGATAGCTTGGACCACGGACCCCATGGACGAAGTTCTGAAGTTCAGTACACAACTTAACCAAAGGTCTCATAGAGTTTCACATCATATTTTCCATACGTTTGACGCATTGGAGGGTAGCGTTATCAAAGCTTTATCATCGATGTATGATCACGTGTACACCATCGGCCCATTGCAACTACTTCTTAATCAGATACCCGAAACTGGAAGCTACAGTTTCCCTGGTTACAGTTTACTAAAAGAAGAACCCGAGTGTTTCGAATGGCTCGAGTCTAAAGAGCCAAATTCTGTTATTTATGTAAATTTTGGGAGTGCGACGGTCATGTCTTTAAAAGACCTGCGAGAATTCGGTTGGGGACTTGCTAACAGCAACCACTATTTTGTTTGGATAATCCGATCCGGTTTAGTGATTGAGGAAACCGCGGTTTTGGGTCCTGAATTTGAGGAGCATATAAAAAAGAGAGGCTTTATCGCAAGCTGGTGTTCGCAGGAAAAGGTTCTGAACCATCCGTCGGTTGGAGGGTTTTTGAGTCATTGTGGGTGGGGGTCCACTATCGAGAGCTTGTCCGCTGGGGTGCCGATGATATGTTGGCCGCATCGGTTGGACCAGGTGACCAACTGTCGGTATATATGCGAGGAATGGCGGGTTGGGGTTGAGATGCAAGGGAGTAAAGTGAGACGCGATGAAGTTACGAGGCTTGTACAAGAGTTGATGGGAGAAGGAGGTCGCGGAATAAGGAACAAGGCTGTAGAGTGGAAGGAAAAGGCGTGTGTTGCCGCAGGTCCCTATGGTTCGTCTTCGTTGAACGTGGATGAAATCGTTAAGGAAATTACCATGATGGTATCAAGAGGCTAG
- the LOC118480887 gene encoding uncharacterized protein LOC118480887 isoform X1 → MQPLLVISAEIRSPLLKFGHLHCMNLVTLSWQSRHGHTRGIGPKPCSSTSRIVSDEESQTPQFSKALFQSWFQNPDFRNELQNFLSSSYPTKFGSEDVDGEEADDGSDDDMDMI, encoded by the exons ATGCAACCACTTCTAGTCATCTCCGCTGAAATCCGGTCACCTCTATTAAAATTCGGCCATCTCCACTGTATGAATTTGG TTACATTATCATGGCAATCGAGGCATGGTCATACTCGAGGTATTGGGCCTAAACCTTGTTCAAGTACATCGCGGATTGTCTCTGATGAGGAGTCGCAAACTCCACAATTTTCAAAG GCACTATTCCAGAGTTGGTTCCAAAACCCGGATTTTAGAAATGAACTTCAAAACTTTTTGAGTTCGAGTTACCCGACAAAGTTTGGAAGCGAAGATGTTGATGGTGAAGAAGCGGATGATGGCAGTGATGATGACATGGATATGATTTAA
- the LOC118480887 gene encoding uncharacterized protein LOC118480887 isoform X2 translates to MQPLLVISAEIRSPLLKFGHLHFTLSWQSRHGHTRGIGPKPCSSTSRIVSDEESQTPQFSKALFQSWFQNPDFRNELQNFLSSSYPTKFGSEDVDGEEADDGSDDDMDMI, encoded by the exons ATGCAACCACTTCTAGTCATCTCCGCTGAAATCCGGTCACCTCTATTAAAATTCGGCCATCTCCACT TTACATTATCATGGCAATCGAGGCATGGTCATACTCGAGGTATTGGGCCTAAACCTTGTTCAAGTACATCGCGGATTGTCTCTGATGAGGAGTCGCAAACTCCACAATTTTCAAAG GCACTATTCCAGAGTTGGTTCCAAAACCCGGATTTTAGAAATGAACTTCAAAACTTTTTGAGTTCGAGTTACCCGACAAAGTTTGGAAGCGAAGATGTTGATGGTGAAGAAGCGGATGATGGCAGTGATGATGACATGGATATGATTTAA